The following proteins are encoded in a genomic region of Vigna radiata var. radiata cultivar VC1973A unplaced genomic scaffold, Vradiata_ver6 scaffold_7, whole genome shotgun sequence:
- the LOC106753881 gene encoding calmodulin-7: MADQLTDDQISEFKEAFSLFDKDGDGCITTKELGTVMRSLGQNPTEAELQDMINEVDADGNGTIDFPEFLNLMARKMKDTDSEEELKEAFRVFDKDQNGFISAAELRHVMTNLGEKLTDEEVDEMIREADVDGDGQINYEEFVKVMMAK; this comes from the exons ATGGCAGATCAACTCACCGATGATCAGATCTCCGAGTTCAAGGAAGCCTTTAGCTTGTTCGATAAGGATGGCGATG GTTGCATCACAACAAAGGAGCTTGGAACTGTCATGCGTTCTTTGGGTCAGAATCCCACTGAGGCAGAGCTCCAAGACATGATCAACGAAGTGGACGCTGATGGCAATGGCACCATTGACTTCCCTGAGTTCTTGAATCTCATGGCCAGAAAAATGAAGGACACTGACTCTGAAGAGGAGCTGAAAGAGGCGTTCCGAGTGTTCGACAAGGACCAGAATGGGTTCATTTCTGCTGCTGAGCTCCGCCACGTGATGACCAACCTTGGGGAGAAGCTCACTGACGAAGAGGTTGATGAGATGATTCGAGAGGCTGACGTTGATGGTGATGGCCAAATAAATTATGAGGAGTTTGTTAAGGTCATGATGGCCAAGTGA
- the LOC106753879 gene encoding ubiquitin-conjugating enzyme E2 22: protein MATNENLPPNVIKQLAKELKNLDESPPDGIKVVVNDDDFSTIFADIEGPAGTPYENGVFRMKLLLSHDFPHSPPKGFFLTKIFHPNIATNGEICVNTLKKDWNPSNGLRHVLIVVRCLLIEPYPESALNEQAGKMLLENYDEYARHARLYTGIHAKPKPKFKSGAISESTTALNVDQTNTSVLGDDVKTTSASAALPLPVPAATRGNSQEQAATSVITSATVISTASAPQKKEAKALVDKKKIDARKKSLKRL from the exons ATG GCCACTAATGAAAATCTTCCACCAAATGTTATAAAGCAACTTGCCAAGGAATTGAAAAATCTTGATGAGTCCCCTCCCGATGGTATTAAAGTTGTAGTAAACGATGATGATTTTTCAACTATATTTGCTGACATTGAAGGCCCGG CTGGAACTCCTTATGAGAATGGAGTTTTCCGCATGAAGCTTTTGCTGTCTCATGATTTTCCTCATTCTCCACCAAAAG GTTTTTTCTTGACTAAGATTTTCCATCCGAACATTGCAACCAATGGAGAGATTTGTGTCAACACACTTAAAAAGGATTGGAATCCTAGCAATGGGTTACGTCATGTTCTTATT GTTGTTAGGTGTCTATTGATTGAACCATATCCAGAATCAGCCCTAAATGAACAGGCTGGTAAAATGCTGCTTGAAAATTATGACGAGTATGCTAGACATGCTAG GCTTTACACTGGAATCCATGCAAAACCAAAGCCCAAATTCAAGAGTGGAGCTATCTCTGAATCAACTACTGCTCTGAATGTTGATCAGACAAACACCTCTGTACTTGGTGATGACGTTAAAACCACTTCAGCGAGTGCTGCATTGCCACTGCCAGTACCTGCTGCAACAAGAGGAAATAGTCAGGAACAGGCTGCCACCTCTGTGATTACTTCTGCTACAGTGATTTCTACTGCTTCTGCACCTCAGAAGAAGGAAGCAAAAGCTCTGGTGGACAAGAAGAAGATAGATGCCagaaagaaaagtttgaaaagaTTGTAA
- the LOC106753880 gene encoding esterase OVCA2-like, with translation MERENGKKLKILCLHGFRTSGSFLKKQISKWDPSLFTQFHMEFPDGKYPAGGKSDIEGIFPPPYYEWFQFEKDFTVYFNLEECITYLCEYITANGPFDGFLGFSQGATLCALLLGYQAQGKVLKEHPLIKFFISISGSKFRDPSICDVAYKDPIKAKSIHFIGDKDWLKLPSEDLASAFDKPLILRHPQGHTVPRLDEVTTNQLRNWINEEVLCQPKVGVSVIEHGKDHEKEVRSTNPNKVENGV, from the exons ATGGAAAGAGAAAATGGAAAGAAGCTCAAAATACTTTGCCTCCATGGATTTAGAACCAGTGGCAGTTTTCTTAAAAAGCAGATCAGCAAATGGGATCCTTCTCTGTTCACTCAATTTCACATG GAATTCCCAGATGGTAAATACCCTGCTGGAGGGAAATCTGACATAGAAGGAATCTTCCCTCCACCTTACTATGAGTGGTTTCAATTTGAAAAG GACTTCACAGTGTACTTTAACTTGGAAGAATGTATCACGTACTTATGCGAATACATTACAGCCAATGGTCCCTTCGATGGCTTTCTTGGCTTCTCACAG GGCGCAACTCTTTGTGCACTTTTGCTTGGTTACCAGGCACAG GGAAAAGTGCTAAAGGAGCATCCActcataaaattttttatatcaatatcAGGAAGCAAATTCAGAGATCCCAGCATATGCGATGTTGCCTATAAAGATCCCATCAAAGCTAAATCTATTCATTTCATTGGGGACAAAGATTGGCTAAAATTGCCTAGTGAGGATCTCGCATCTGCATTTGACAAACCCCTAATATTGAGGCACCCCCAGGGTCACACTGTCCCACGATTGG ATGAAGTGACCACCAATCAATTGAGAAACTGGATTAACGAGGAAGTCCTATGCCAGCCAAAAGTTGGCGTCTCAGTTATTGAGCACGGAAAAGATCATGAAAAAGAAGTCAGGAGTACCAATCCAAACAAAGTTGAAAACGGTGTATGA
- the LOC106753878 gene encoding COP9 signalosome complex subunit 2 yields MASDADMEDYGFEYSDEEQEEQDVDIENQYYNSKGLVETDPEGALAGFAEVVRMEQEKAEWGFKALKQTVKLYYRLGRYKEMMEAYREMLTYIKSAVTRNYSEKCINSIMDYVSGSASQNFGLLQEFYQTTLKALEEAKNERLWFKTNLKLCKIFFDIGEYGRMSKILKELHKSCQREDGTDDHKKGTQLLEVYAIEIQMYTETKNNKKLKQLYQKALTIKSAIPHPRIMGIIHECGGKMHMAERQWAEAATDFFEAFKNYDEAGNQRRIQCLKYLVLANMLMESEVNPFDGQEAKPYKNDPEILAMTNLIAAYQRNEILEFEKILKSNRRTIMDDPFIRNYIEDLLKNIRTQVLLKLIKPYTRIRIPFISKELNVPENDVEQLLVSLILDNRIQGHIDQVNRLLERSDRSKGMKKYTAVDKWNTQLKSLYQTISNRVG; encoded by the exons ATGGCTTCGG ATGCTGATATGGAGGACTATGGATTTGAGTACTCAGATGAGGAGCAAGAGGAGCAAGATGTAGATATTGAGAATCAGTATTACAATTCAAAAG GTTTGGTTGAAACTGATCCAGAAGGTGCACTTGCTGGTTTTGCAGAGGTTGTGCGCATGGAACAAGAAAAGGCAGAATG GGGATTTAAAGCTCTAAAGCAAACTGTGAAGCTCTATTATAGACTTGGAAGGTATAAAGAGATGATGGAAGCCTACAGGGAGATGTTGACTTACATTAAGTCAGCAGTGACTCGTAACTATAGTGAAAAATGCATAAACAGCATTATGGACTATGTCTCAGGTTCAGCTAGCCAGAACTTTGGTCTTCTGCAGGAGTTCTACCAGACAACTCTGAAAGCTCTTGAAGAAGCAAAGAATGAG AGATTATGGTTTAAAACAAATCTTAAGCTTTGTAAGATCTTCTTTGATATTGGGGAATATGGACGGATGAGTAAG ATCTTGAAAGAACTTCACAAATCTTGTCAAAGGGAAGATGGCACGGATGACCATAAGAAAGGAACCCAACTTTTGGAGGTTTATGCAATAGAAATTCAAATGTACACAGAgaccaagaacaacaaaaaactCAAG CAACTTTACCAGAAAGCACTCACTATTAAGTCAGCAATTCCCCATCCGCGGATAATGGGAATAATCCATGAATGTGGGGGAAAAATGCATATGGCAGAGCGACAGTGGGCTGAAGCAGCTACGGATTTTTTTGAAGCTTTTAAGAATTATGATGAAGCTGGGAATCAGAGGCGTATCCAATGCTTGAA ATACCTTGTTCTTGCCAACATGTTGATGGAGTCTGAAGTAAACCCTTTTGATGGGCAGGAGGCTAAACC ATACAAGAATGACCCTGAAATTTTGGCAATGACAAATTTGATAGCAGCTTATCAGCGGAATGAAATATTGGAATTTGAGAAAATCTTGAAG AGTAACAGACGAACCATCATGGATGACCCATTTATTAGAAATTACATTGAGGATCTGCTAAAGAATATCAGAACTCAAGTCTTGCTGAAGCTCATCAAACCATATACGAGGATCAGGATCCCGTTTATATCTAAG GAACTTAATGTGCCCGAGAATGATGTCGAGCAGCTACTGGTATCGCTTATCTTGGATAACAGAATTCAAGGACACATTGATCAAGTCAACCGGCTCTTAGAACGCTCTGATCG GTCGAAAGGAATGAAGAAGTATACTGCCGTAGACAAATGGAACACACAACTTAAATCTCTTTATCAAACTATCAGCAACAGAGTTGGTTAA